The sequence below is a genomic window from Sorangiineae bacterium MSr12523.
GGGCGATCCTGCGGTGGACGCGATTGCCGCCTGGAACCTGCTCCCGGAGAACGCACGGGACACCTTCCGTGAGGCCCTCGCGATCGACGATGCCACCTGGGCGAGGGCCCGCGGGTGGGCATTGTCGATCGCGCTCATTCAATTACCGTATTATCGAATCACCAATCCCGTGCTCGCCGACAACGCGGTCCACGTGATTGGCACCATCTGCAATCCTTAATTCAGCTCCTCCCGGCTCTTCTCGGCCGCATTGACCAAACCGTCTTCCCACACGTTGACCAGGCGCCCCGCCACCTTGAGGAAGCGCCCGTGGACGACGACGTACTCCACGTTGCGCGGCTGGCCGTTGAACACGATTTGGGCGAGCCAATCGACCTTGGGGGCGAAGTTGATCGCGTGCGGATCGATGACGATCAGGTCCGCCTTTTTTCCGGGCGTGAGGGACCCGATCTCGTTCTGCATCCCGAGGACCTCGGCGCCGCCCATGGTGGCCATGCGAAGGACCTCCGCCACCGTCGGGGTGGCCGTAGCCTTCAAGAACTTCGCACGCTGCAGGCCCACGGCGGCGCGCATCAAATTGAACATGTCGCTCGTGTCGTTGGTGCCGCCGTCGAGGCCGAGTCCGATCTTGATGTGGGCGTTCACCAGCTCGGGCATGCGGATGATCCCGGAGGCGAGGCGCATGTTGCTGAGCGGGCAGTGGGCGATGCGCACCCCGCGGCGGGCGAGCAGGGCAATTTCGGAATCGGTCAGGTGGATGGCATGGTTCACCATCAAGGTCGACTTCAGCGCCCCCGCCTGCTCCAGGGAGCGTATCTGGTCGGCTTGGCGGTCGGCGATGTTCTCCAGAAGGTGCGTATTGATATCGACGTGCAATTCATCGGCCACTTGCACCATTCGCTGCATCGCCGGCACGTTCTCCGGAACGGGGTGGCTGGCAAGCTGGAGACGCGCCCGCGGGTTTCGATCGATGATCTCGCGCTTTACGCGGCGAATGTCCGTCTCCCGATTGAAATCGAACGCGTACGCGTAGACGAATCGAAGCCCCGAATCGATCAGTGCCCGAATATTGCCGTCGACGAAGTTCGTATTGAAGCTGTGAGACCAGTCGGTCACGGTGGTAACACCCGTGCTGATCACGTCGGCCGTGCTCAAACGCACGGCATTGTAGGTCTGCTCGGCGTTCATCTTCTGGCCGACGGCCAACATGCATTGCGTCAGCCAGCCATTGAGATCCGTATCGGTGCCGCAGCCCCGGATCATCGACTGCCACAAGTGGGTATGCGTATCCACGAATCCCGGCATGACGATCTTGCCCGTGGCATCCAGCACCCGCGCACCCCGGGGGGAAATTCCCTTTCCCACCTCCACGATGCGCTCGTCTTCGAAGAGCACGTCCCCCTTGTCGATGATCCCCAAAGGCCCCTTCCCCAACCGGGGATCCATGGTGATCACCACCTCGGCGTTGCGAACCAGCACGCGCCCGCGCGCGACCGAGTCGGCGCGTGCGGTCGCGGGCGACAGGCATACGAGCATCATCGCCGCAATGAGCACCACACGCCAGAAAGCCAACGGACTCGCTCTCATCGAACAGCCTCCTCATCGTCGGTCGAAGCTCGATGGACTCCGACACCTCTCGTCCACTCTAAACGAGATATCACGCTGTCGATGATTTCAATTCGTTAATAGAAAGAAAGATCGCGGTTCCATCCTGGTCACGCCCGGTCACATTTTGGTTCTCGGGGCACATTCTGGGTAGAGCGCGCAGGAGGACCGGTCGTCAGCTCCACCGACGTGACGCGGCGCCGCGCCAGGATGGCACGTCCGAGGTAGTAGGCTGGGTTCGGCATCACCGCGTCACAAAAAGGAAACGTTTTTCCTCGATGCTTTCGCGACATTTTCGCGAAGCTTGTGCTATCACTCCACCCGGTTCCATGTACATCGCCCGGAGTGACTGGCAGCACGGTGTAGCCGTGTGGTGGTACGCCGGTGTGGTGAGCGACGAAGAGTGGGAGGAAACGTTCGCGCACCGCAGGGAGCTTTGCGCGCGCAGTCCGGGCCTTCGTTTTCGGCCATCCGTGCTGCTGGTGACGGGCACGGAGCCCATGCCCAATGCCCTTCGCCGGCGCCAACTCTGCGAGGTGCAGGATCACCCGCACTACAATCCGTATATTGCGTGCGTCAATCGCGACCCTCGCCAACCGGGCATCACCACCGCCCTTCGCTGGGTCCGAGGCCGTCCGAACTGGGACGAATCCACGTTCCTCACCATCGAACAGGGCATCGCGTGGCTGGAAGAGAAGCGCGGCACACGGCTTCCTGCACTGCGTCTCATGACCGCGAACATCCGCCGGTTGGTCGCCGCGCAATCCCAATCACCGGCCTAGGAAGCCACGCCGCATTCGGTGCGCATGCACCTCAACCGTCCGGTCCGATGGGGGAGCGGTCTTCGAAGTGTGCAGCTTTCCGCCGGCGTGGCTCGATTCGAATTCAGCGTTCGCCGCAGCTCTCGCCTTTGTCCTCGCGACCGAGACACGCCAATAGACCATGGCTTGCCCGGAGCGCGGAGTTGTATGCGGCCGCGAAGCTGCCGTTGTACGTCGAGAAATCACAGGCCTCGCCGGCGAAGTAGAGAACGTTCTCCACGGGCTCGGCCAGCTTCTGACGCATGGCCGACTTGCCCGGCGCGGCCGCCGAATAAGCACCGTATGTCCAGTTCTCGGTACCCCACGAGGTCGTGCGGGCCGCAACGAGCGAAGCCGTCACATCGCATTTGCACATGTCGTTCATGGCATCCGTGGCGAGCTTGATCATGGCATCGCGGCCGTGGTTCGGAAGCTTCTCCAACTTCCACGCGCGCTCGCCACCGATGAAGCCAATGGCAATGTTGCTCCGCATGGGGCTGAAAACGAAGGCCATGTCATCATCGGGATTCTTCGTATCGCCGCCATAGAGCACCCACGTGTTGGCGAGGGAGGCGCCATTGTCCTTGGGAAAGACATCGGGCGTCTTGAACTCCATGATGACCTTGTCGAGAACGCCCATGGGCAGCCCATCGAGCGCCTCCAATTTGTCTTTCGGCAACTCGGGGTCGAATTTGATCTTCCCCGCGCGCAGCACACCCGTCGAAACGGTGACCAGCACCTTGCGCGCTTCGAATCGCTCGCCCTTGCTCGTCTCCACGACGACCCCGTTTGGGCCGCGCCGTATCCTGGTGACGGGTGAACTCAAATGCACGTCGGGGAGCATTTCTTTTCCGTATTCCTCGACGAAGGTGCCATATCCCTTTTTGATCAGAACGTCATTGCCCGCCAGAAATTCCGTGGCATCGACATTCGAGTTCTTTTCCAATTCGGTGGCGCTCTCCAGAGGCCCGGTGTTGAGTGCGACCAGCGAAAGCAATTCGTTGAACGTCGCCTCCACCACCGGGGGCTCGGCGGGCTGTGCCCGTTTTCCATTTCCCTTTTTGGCCGGTTTGGGGGTCGCTTTGCAGTCCGTGTTGGAGTCGGAGCCGGCCGGCTCGCTCTTTGGGAGGTAGTTCGACGCGGCATCGTCCGCCGCCACCTCGGAGGGACCCGAGGGGTGCACGCTATCCTCGAGTGCCGCTTCGAAGGCCTCCGAGATCCTATCGAACCTCTCCCGCTCGCAACGGGTCGCGAAGCGATGGTTCAGGAAAAAGTGCTTCGACGCGTCCACCTCGGTGGGCTGAACGGCCAAACCAGTGCCAAGAATGATCGGCGACAGTGGGTTCGTTTCGACCCCATGGATCCAGGCGCCACCCAAGTCGATGGGTGCGCTGAACGTCGTGGTGTCGGTGATCCCCCTTCCTCCAATGCGATCGGTTGCCTCCAAAAGGAGGACGTTTCGCCCTGCGTGTTTCAGCGTTTTTCCCGCGGTGAGGCCGGCCATGCCCGCCCCGA
It includes:
- a CDS encoding amidohydrolase family protein gives rise to the protein MRASPLAFWRVVLIAAMMLVCLSPATARADSVARGRVLVRNAEVVITMDPRLGKGPLGIIDKGDVLFEDERIVEVGKGISPRGARVLDATGKIVMPGFVDTHTHLWQSMIRGCGTDTDLNGWLTQCMLAVGQKMNAEQTYNAVRLSTADVISTGVTTVTDWSHSFNTNFVDGNIRALIDSGLRFVYAYAFDFNRETDIRRVKREIIDRNPRARLQLASHPVPENVPAMQRMVQVADELHVDINTHLLENIADRQADQIRSLEQAGALKSTLMVNHAIHLTDSEIALLARRGVRIAHCPLSNMRLASGIIRMPELVNAHIKIGLGLDGGTNDTSDMFNLMRAAVGLQRAKFLKATATPTVAEVLRMATMGGAEVLGMQNEIGSLTPGKKADLIVIDPHAINFAPKVDWLAQIVFNGQPRNVEYVVVHGRFLKVAGRLVNVWEDGLVNAAEKSREELN
- a CDS encoding FAD-dependent oxidoreductase, whose translation is MKLEYGYRALGAIIVASLAALPACAGSPAPAKRAETPSARATRPVESHRYDVIIVGAGMAGLTAGKTLKHAGRNVLLLEATDRIGGRGITDTTTFSAPIDLGGAWIHGVETNPLSPIILGTGLAVQPTEVDASKHFFLNHRFATRCERERFDRISEAFEAALEDSVHPSGPSEVAADDAASNYLPKSEPAGSDSNTDCKATPKPAKKGNGKRAQPAEPPVVEATFNELLSLVALNTGPLESATELEKNSNVDATEFLAGNDVLIKKGYGTFVEEYGKEMLPDVHLSSPVTRIRRGPNGVVVETSKGERFEARKVLVTVSTGVLRAGKIKFDPELPKDKLEALDGLPMGVLDKVIMEFKTPDVFPKDNGASLANTWVLYGGDTKNPDDDMAFVFSPMRSNIAIGFIGGERAWKLEKLPNHGRDAMIKLATDAMNDMCKCDVTASLVAARTTSWGTENWTYGAYSAAAPGKSAMRQKLAEPVENVLYFAGEACDFSTYNGSFAAAYNSALRASHGLLACLGREDKGESCGER